The Dendropsophus ebraccatus isolate aDenEbr1 chromosome 6, aDenEbr1.pat, whole genome shotgun sequence nucleotide sequence TGCCTTAATCCAAAGAAGATGTGTCCCAATGGTTACCGCTGCCTAGGACTGCATGTTTTTTTACAGCTGTCACTGAATGCTTTGATAGTACCCATCATGTGGATTTCTATAGCTCTGCTTCATGGATCCTTCTATACGTGTGCAATGAGCGGCTGGGAGAACACAGAGTATATGCAGCATCTGTGCAGGAACAAGTCTGAGCAGTGTATGACGCAACTCTTCAAAGTAACCTGCGGCAAGGCAGCAATGCCCCCAAATGACATACAGGAGGTCGTACTGGTTCTCCAAGCCCAGTCTCAGGTGTGTGGAGCATAATATAGATATATCATAGTGAGATTTGGCATCTGAAGTTGTAATTTGGTCAAACTTACTGCAATGCCACTATGGGTTTTATgtacattttcaattttttttttttatttatgacaaactcagctccacTTTATCTGCACATTAACACTTGTGCTACCTATTCCAGTCTGGTTACATTTGTATTTCAGACATGTTTTATGGTTATTCAGGCATGTCTGTTGTCTTTGGTCTTGGGGTTCTATTAGTTACAGAGCTGGGAAAAAGAGGGTGTAAGAAAGTGTTGTTTTAGTTTGAAGACATGACTAAGATTAGTCTTCCTCGTGTTGACAAAAACAGTTTACACTGACATCAAAGACATGTCTGCTGGGAGTGGACACGCGGAAGTTTTAGATATTTTAATACCTATACCTCACAAAGGTATTATGTATTCTAGATTCAATTAGTAAATCATTAGGTCCAACATTTATAGAGGCTCTGTCTTTTTCATTAAATATCGCTagcagtttaaaaaaacaaaaacaaaacaatattatatatatatatatatatttattttactttttctatgttaaaatcagtgttatacatatggccactaggtgtctcccttcactgtgcatgtgtacagctgcagcgcgtccacattcagtagcagataaTCCTAGGGgctgctcgcattgtatggtcagctctcctgtcacacagcaccaaaacctctgtaaccacacagtgagattatgctgactgaattgttgaatataattagcaaaagttaataatataattagcctaagatAATTGCCTGGATTGCatagatttaaacatagaaaacgtaaaaaaaaataataaagcgcGTATATTGCACAACTGCTTGCACAACccctgatttcttaaaaaaaataaaaaactaaccacaGATATgctttgaaggggttgtctggcagtcagcctttttttaaaaatatattgctgctggtgcatataaaacaataaaaatgttatccttacctctctgcgctccctctgtgtcctcctctagtgttaccggagtcccccgctaactgcagagcctccacttcctaGACGAATTCATATCAGAAGtgatagccaatcactggccaaggggCTCTCCAAGTTGCTCCCCTGATTTGCAGCGAATCgggcattaaatttgctttgtAGAGATTTGCGAAttcgccgctgatccaccaacatccaatgctgtccatggcagaaattgaatgacTGACAAGCTGATTGAAATATTTTAAAATACACAgatcacaggctctatacacagatcaccgttaacactgatctatgctatgctatggcatagcatagatcagtatatgcaatctaatgattgcatgttttacagtaaacaaaaatgtgtttaaaaaaaagtgtaataaaaacctTATATAAACACccgcaataaaagtttaaaataccttctTGCCAATTATAAAAATCTAAATATGTAAAATTAATAAATtactaaacatattacatatcgtagtgtgcggaaatgtctgatctattaaaatataacattattgttcccgcatggtgaatggcataaataaaaaacaaacactgggattactgatttttaaaaaaaaaaaagcgaacaaaagttttattttacacaaatatgctaccaataaaaactaaagatcatagcgcaaaaaatgacacctcaaccagtcctgtaggtggagaaataaaagcactatggctattagaaggcggggaggaacattacaCTAATTTGACCccgacatccgggcatcaatgggctcggtcatgttaaaaaagttaaaattaatTTGTATGCAATTCGTGAACTTCACAAAATGAATTTCCAAGTGATTCCATCATTTCTActctcctgtctcagtcagtgattggctgagcgtgctgtcATTCCAGAAGTCTcaaaagtggaggctctgcagtcagcaggggacaccagtgacaccaagggagcgcggacaggtaagcattACATGTTTATTGTTATGTATCCACCaggaaaaacatattaaaaaaaaaaagatgaccgctggacaacttctttaattttcaataaatacatGTGTATTTATCAGTATAGATAGTAGAACAGCTTGATCTAGAGGTCAATAGTCAATGTTACAGTGAAACAAACCTTGTGCCTGCTCATGGTCACTATCGGACTAAGGTCAGTTTGGGTATATGCAACCTAATAGTCATTGACTCCTATGAGATGCTACAGTATGTAGCAGAATAACTTATAGACAATTGTTATACATGAAGAAATATTAAGCACTTTTGCTTCTATTCCTTAATTTCTCTGTTATGAACCTTACCAAACCAAAACAGAAAGTAATAGCACATATAATGCCTACGGCTAGTCCTGTGGATAAAGCTAGTTGTGTATACTGATTCTTTTAGCCTAAACCAAGAATGTGGTGCTGCAGGTTTCAACATGTTAAATAATTCACATCTAGTAGAAATTTTACTTTTTACAAGTTTATCAacaaaattgcattaaaaaaaatgtccagatTCAGTATTGGAATAAAAGGGTattgtttctccttgaggagtgCATATAGTTCATTTTTCTACTGTTAGTTTCACGTAAATGATTTTTCATGTACAACTCCACATTTTAACTGTTGATTATGGAGAACCACTGGTAAAATCTTCTGATATGTTGCATTGCAGTGAAcctttaatttaaagggtttgGCCAACTTTACAGCCTAAAACTTCAGTAATGTTTATGGTAAGGCCTTCACTGTGGGCCTGTTCCTTATTAGCAATCCCCACTGATTCTCCACGATAGTGTCATGGCGGACAGCTCCTCCATCCATACATGACGttctatggaggagcatgtgacatacACATCATTGTGCTCAGGGCTGGTATAGATTTCTGCAACTGTTATACGGCAGCCTCATGGGGGTGTAGCTTTATGTACAACACTCTTGATAAATGACCCCCAAAATGTATTAAGGTgttaaacccctttaatatgatgaGCAGTGTGAGTTCATctagctaaggctaggttcacactgcgtttttgcaatcaatttTTTTCAATCGTTTTTgcacaaaacggatgaaaaaaaatggatgcatttgtgtgcatccgttttgatccgtttttttccattgacttcaatgaaaaaaaaaaaaaccagatcaaaacggatgcgtttttttttacggacacaaataTAGTGTAAGCTACATTTtagtgtctgtcaaaaaaaaaaacggattcgttttgattcgtttttttttttacaatggaagtaaatggaaaaactgatcaaaacggatgcacacaaatgcatccgttttttgcaaaaaactgatgaaaaaaacggattgcaaaaacgcagtgtgaacctagcctaatacacATCCTATGTAAAGTTATGTAAATACTCTTCTCTTGATTTTTCCAGGTTTTAGGCTGGTGTCTTATTGCCGTTCTGGCTTCAGTCTCTCTTCTATGTACATGTTGGTCAAGTTGTAATTCTAAAGTGAGTTTCATCCAATTGTCATTCTGGAAAGTTTATAttgagaaagaaaaggaaaaatttgATCAACTGGCTCAGGAATATGCAAATAAACTTGCAGAACGGAACCTTAGAAGTTTCTTTGAAAAGAAAGAACCAACAGAATTTGAGTTGCCCAATAACAAGGCTTGGGAGAAGATCTCAGCACTCTATACCTTTAATCCCGATCACCAATACTACAGCACTCtccataggtttgtagaacatgGAGAAAATGATTACAATGCAAAAGAAGTAATGATGGATTTTGTAGATGCGCAGGTATGATGGACACTGAGACATCATAGAAGAATATGTTTACTCTGCAAAGCTTTATATGTGAATTGATGTGTTCTAGATCAGGTCATGAAACATACAGTATGTTAGTAATATTACTGCACATTACGATTTGCTCACCTTCTTATGTAGCAATAGGTACAATATACCTTTACCTTGCTTTCCTGACTAACATATACAAAGGCAATGTCTAAGTTTAGAAGAAATTAGCAGAATATTCTCTTTACTTGAAAAACAATATCAATATCAAAATATGGTGATTCGAGATGAGCgtttatccgaacccgaactctctgcatttgataacTGGTGGTTGAGGATGTTGGATGGAGCCTTAGGAAgtcatggataacatggatatagcctatgacctatggctgtatccatgttttccagggagccctagggctgcatcctacttcttcagccaccggtaatcaaatgcagagaattTGGGTTCAGATGCACACaagcgtgcttgaggtttgctcatctatatGGTGATGTTTCTAGGGATAAAGAAGCTGACCATTTTTGTATTTTGAATGTATCATAACCTACTTGTATATACAAACATATTGttttctaatcagtaaaaacacatttattttaagACAGGACATGGTAGACTGGCATAATGTTTTTGTCCCCCCTGTCTTAAGCCTCCTGGTCACATCCATCTGTGCCTCCGTAGTGCACGGTCCAGTAATGTGGATCACACTCCACGAGCTTTAATCACAGAACATGCACTTGTGGGGTCTATAGGTGTCGGGGCAGAATGCATGGACTGGGGCAGTCACAGTCATGTGCATTGCCCTATATGCTTTGATGGTTCCTATACTGTCCAtgattgtggatccgcaattgTAACTACAAATTATGGATGTGTGTTAGGGACCTTAACCAAAAGGACTAGAAAATGGGTTTATCATCCACAGACCTTAAATAGTAGAAAATTTCCCCCCAGGATTTCTTGCACAGTAGTATATACACTAGTCACGAGAAGTTGACCCtttaacgacacagggcatacATGTACACCGTAGTgttgctaggggagttcagagggggggcaaGTGGcaacccgctctgaactgccgcaatctcaggtgctatctgcagcccgggaccacggcaatTAGCGgccacagtccgatcgccgtaccTGCTAATTAgtgatttaaatgcagctgtcaaagttgacagctgcatttaaatagctgtTTTCCCCCATCCGTGGTGGTTTAAAGGTGGGACCGCCCCTCCGCAACACAATTGTGGAGGGGCGGACACTGTTACCTATCCAGCCGGGAGTCTGCgctgagagcaatagaacaccaaTCTCATGGATTTATGCAGTATATTTATATtgcatagatttcaatgagagatcagagttgtaatactaaaagtcccccagagggacttctagcaagtgtgtaaaaaaaaatgttttttttattaataaaaaatgcccccccccccaataaaagtttaaatcaccccccttttcccattttataaatgaaaataaataaacaaacatatttggtattgccgtgtgtgtaatcgcccgaactattaaattatcacatttcttaTCCCCCACGGCAGAAAAATTCCAAGATGCAAAATTGCACagatttggtcgcatcaaatccagaaaaattgtaataaaaagtgatcaaaaagtcgcatatgcgcagtcaaggtaccaatagaaagtacacatcatggcgcaaaaaatgaaacctacagccccatagattaaaggataaaagcgccataagcatggtaatagagcaattttaaggaacatttatttattttttaaaaggttttaattttttaaaagccattaaataaaataaaagttacacaagttacatatagttgtaattgtactgacatgaggaacatgtataacaagtcagttttaccccagggcgaacagcgtaaacccccccccccaataataaaaaattattttatcctggactaaaattattttaaactggactaaaggtcctatcACTTatatctccccctccccacaccTGTTTAGGGGGATCTACAACTCCATTCCTGGTACAGACCTCataggctgctttcttccagaaacagtgccactccctTCCTCAATGTGTGTGCTATTGCGGctgaattccattgaagtgaatggagttgttacaccacacacaacctaagggcaggcgctgtttatggaagagtTGTGTTGTCATGTTGGGATGTCACTTATGTTCAATCCAAGATATCAAAGAGCTGGTAGATATCTGTTTCATACTggatctatctcatctatctatccatctgtcgCAAAACTATCTATAATTTCTATCTCTCTTGTATCTATCCACATGGCAACAGCAGTGATCAAAGGTGTAGGTCCCCAGCGCAAATTGTAGGATATTCAAAAAACAAACGCATATAAGTAATACCGTCATATCATGATCACTATTACCATCAGACAGGGAGTGCATAATACCgctgtactgttactgaataaaatcactatataaagaccaatgttTTTCCTAAGCACTGACCATATAGTAGTAAATCCTAACTGTATAAAGATTCTGCAAACCACATAAATTAAGTGATtttagtgcagttacatcctgttacTCACAtcaggcgtcttctctgcatggattgcaAGTGAGGTTTTTTTATGAAGTTATTCACTTCTCctattcttctccatctggccggCTAGCATGAAGTTTTCTCTTGCCATGActcgtctccacaggatctgtcagagaaacattttaggctcctcactccagcatcctccacatctatataaaaattccccaagtgtattgcttcacaTAATAACTGtgctctctctgtgcccccatataagcagttaggctaagtctgtgcctccaaatagtagtctggCCCCTCTGCACACACCAATACAGTAATAGGTCTTCCCTATAGTAGTTTAGGACCgctctgtgccctatatgccacatctgtgctcccatatattgAGGGCCTCCTCCCTATCCCCACATAGTATTAGATGTCCCTCTGTGCCTGCGTAAAGCATAGGGCCCCactatacccccatatagtataggacctCTCTAAGTCTTCATATAGTCTTGTATAGTATGTGTACTTGTATAATATAGCCCCTTCAATTTCCTTGTATAGTATAGACCTCAAGTGCAACAGACCTACATAGTAAAGGGCCCCTGTGCTGCACTCCCTACATAATGTTGTCCCTTCTGTGCTGCAGTCCCTATACAATATAGGGGTCCCTGTGCTGCAGTCCGTGCATGATATAACCTCCCCCATGCTGCAGTATAATGTAGCCTCCTGTGGCACAAATAAATAGGCCTCCCTGTCCCTTTGTACCATCCCCATAAAAAATAGTCACCACctgctgtgcagcccccatgaaaaaaaaaaaaaaaaaaagaaagtatactcacctcttccTCCTTGCTCAGATCCCCAGCGACATCTTattcctcccagctccggtaCCCAGTTGAGTCCTCTTCCTCCTGGCTGCGGTCCCCAGCAGTAATTATTCCCGACTCTGGTACCCAGCTGTTTCCTCTtcctcccggctccggtcctcaGCGGCGTCTTGTTACTCCCGGCTCCGGACGCCAGCTGCATCTTTTTCCTGTCAGCTCCTGTCCCCAGTAGCTGGGGTGCAGCGTCAGGGTCTTCAACattctccaggatcctctgcggcGCATTGGCAGGTCACGTCAGCCATCAGTGGGAGGGtccagcagacgtgcctgcgcgcagcACGTCTGCTTCACAAAGGTATATTTCAAAGGGGCAGAGTGGCATTATAGCGGCAGGCGGGTGGCCGCGGCCCTATAGGTGTTCTTGGAAAGAGTGAGGGGGGACCGAACCATATGCTGGCCCAGTCCAAGTGtggcagaggctgaatgaataacGCGGCGGCTGGCCATGCATATGCGCAGAGGGAAAGGCGGCCTACTGATTAGTAATCTGgtcggcccagcgggcatttgcccgttaggccagattaccaatccgggcctgggtATACTCCAACAACATGTCGCTGTCTCAGTAACTTGTCATGTcctgagcatcaattacagcttgacaacgaCACAAAAGTCAGCAATAGGGCTGATATTCctagaggtgtcagtaatatggaaaataagtggtccaaacaatggaaactgcagttcaatgtctccaaatgtaaaataattttcttaaaggacaactcccatgggacccggaaaaaaaaaaaaacacagacacacacagacaccatactcaccatccctccgttgacgatcgccactcgattcgcccgccatCCGCGCCTCTGTCACCTCttgccgccgtccagcgatgtctctcacttccgggtccatgggagagaaaaggtggCAGCCTtttggcttccagcaagctcagcgaatcagggctgagcaagctggaagccatgtgatgcgctccagccaatgaaaaggctgctggtgcgcatgtgcaccagcagccttttctctcccactcactttctatgaagacgccaaggaggaagaagacccggactgcCCCTCGGCTCTGATGTCGTCGTCGTCACAAGATggcacccgggagaagaggacggtgacgaccgtaattggtaatgtatactttctttaacttccggggggtggggggggggtggttttGGATCCGaaaa carries:
- the LOC138794580 gene encoding calcium homeostasis modulator protein 5-like is translated as MDIFRNFFKLCADKKSAIGYGFLTLATAGGQQLFSLVVFQCPCTEHNLMYGFVFLFAPALVLMIISFFVYSRTWKFFTGCCLNPKKMCPNGYRCLGLHVFLQLSLNALIVPIMWISIALLHGSFYTCAMSGWENTEYMQHLCRNKSEQCMTQLFKVTCGKAAMPPNDIQEVVLVLQAQSQVLGWCLIAVLASVSLLCTCWSSCNSKVSFIQLSFWKVYIEKEKEKFDQLAQEYANKLAERNLRSFFEKKEPTEFELPNNKAWEKISALYTFNPDHQYYSTLHRFVEHGENDYNAKEVMMDFVDAQLLSPVAGVQRQGLQHSPGSSAAHWQVTSAISGRVQQTCLRAARLLHKDAKEEEDPDCPSALMSSSSQDGTREKRTVTTVIEIIAHSLGGQRDPPANIIKSTGQPELPAEATRRNLLGVSSRIM